Proteins found in one Vallitalea guaymasensis genomic segment:
- a CDS encoding ribulokinase, whose translation MEKKYCLGIDYGTQSCRALLVEVDTGNEIGDYEQSYPHAVMEEVLPDNITKLPPDWALQHPEDYLYCLSTVTKGVLEKYNVNTEDVIGVGVDFTACTIIPVDKNMEPLCFDEKYKSNPHAYVKLWKHHAAQKYADKINEVAKKRGETFPKLYGGKISSEWLIPKVMQIIDEAPEIYEATDQFIEAGDWVVYKLTGEVKRSSCFAGYKGLWHKRNGYPTKEFLGAIDEKYRNMVEDKISTDIYPLGDKAGEINQVGMNLTGLKQGTAVAVAIIDAHAAVPAAGICEKSKMLMIMGTSTCHMLLNKDEIIVPGIAGLVEDGILPDFIGYEAGQACVGDHFGWFVKNCISEKYINECKEKDINIHTLLTEKASKLRVGESGLIALDWWNGNRSVLVDADLTGLIMGCTLTTKPEEIYRALIEATAFGTKMIIDTFKEYGVEIKELYAAGGIAQKNSLMMQIYSDVTNMDIHICDSNQAVALGSAMFGAVAAGRDKGGYDTIIEAVDKMSKVKEEYYKPIRENNEIYEKLFNEYKLLHDYFGRGGNDVMKRLKDIKLSYK comes from the coding sequence ATGGAAAAAAAATATTGTCTAGGAATTGATTACGGTACACAATCATGTAGAGCGTTATTGGTTGAAGTGGATACAGGTAATGAAATTGGGGACTATGAACAGTCTTATCCTCACGCAGTTATGGAAGAGGTATTACCAGATAATATAACTAAATTACCACCTGACTGGGCACTTCAACACCCAGAGGATTATTTATATTGTCTATCAACAGTTACAAAAGGGGTTTTGGAGAAATACAATGTAAATACAGAAGATGTAATTGGTGTAGGTGTTGATTTTACAGCGTGTACTATAATACCTGTTGACAAAAATATGGAACCCTTATGTTTTGATGAGAAGTATAAGAGTAATCCCCATGCATATGTTAAGTTATGGAAACATCATGCTGCCCAAAAATATGCTGACAAGATTAATGAAGTAGCAAAAAAAAGAGGAGAGACTTTTCCAAAGTTATACGGTGGTAAAATTTCATCTGAATGGCTTATTCCAAAAGTTATGCAAATCATTGATGAAGCTCCAGAAATCTATGAAGCAACGGACCAATTTATCGAAGCAGGAGATTGGGTAGTATATAAGTTAACTGGAGAGGTTAAAAGAAGTAGCTGTTTTGCAGGATATAAGGGGTTATGGCATAAGCGTAATGGTTATCCAACAAAAGAATTTCTAGGTGCAATAGATGAAAAATACAGAAATATGGTTGAAGATAAAATAAGTACAGATATTTACCCTCTTGGGGATAAAGCAGGTGAGATTAACCAAGTAGGTATGAATCTTACTGGATTAAAACAAGGAACAGCTGTTGCAGTAGCTATTATAGATGCACATGCGGCAGTACCAGCAGCGGGTATATGTGAAAAAAGTAAAATGCTGATGATTATGGGAACTTCCACCTGTCATATGTTGCTTAATAAAGATGAGATTATTGTACCTGGTATTGCAGGGCTTGTAGAAGATGGAATATTACCTGATTTTATAGGTTATGAAGCTGGTCAGGCATGTGTAGGTGATCATTTTGGCTGGTTTGTAAAGAATTGTATATCTGAAAAGTACATCAATGAATGTAAGGAGAAAGATATTAACATTCATACATTATTAACTGAAAAAGCTTCCAAATTAAGAGTTGGAGAAAGCGGATTAATAGCACTTGATTGGTGGAACGGTAATCGTTCGGTATTGGTTGATGCTGATTTGACAGGTTTAATTATGGGATGTACATTAACTACAAAACCAGAAGAAATATATAGGGCGCTTATTGAAGCAACGGCTTTCGGAACTAAGATGATAATTGATACATTCAAGGAATATGGTGTAGAAATAAAAGAATTATATGCGGCAGGGGGTATAGCCCAGAAGAACTCTTTGATGATGCAGATATATTCAGATGTAACTAACATGGATATTCATATATGTGATTCCAACCAAGCCGTAGCTCTAGGTTCAGCAATGTTTGGTGCAGTGGCAGCAGGTAGAGATAAAGGTGGTTACGATACAATTATAGAAGCAGTAGATAAGATGTCAAAAGTAAAAGAAGAATATTATAAGCCTATAAGAGAAAACAATGAAATTTATGAAAAATTATTTAATGAATATAAATTACTTCATGACTACTTTGGCAGAGGTGGAAATGACGTTATGAAGAGATTAAAAGATATTAAGTTATCCTACAAATAA
- a CDS encoding carbohydrate ABC transporter permease has translation MSVVKKKRITYRTWINLYFIIMSITFILPFLLIVSASLTNEDILAKEGFKIIPPFIDWTGYKYVFSNVSEILRAYAVTTFQAFFGTFLSVLVMTLCAYPLSRKDFKFRKPITFFVFFTMLFNGGLIPTYLLNYKYLHLGNTIWIYILPTLCSAFYIIIFRTFFQGLPISLVESAKLDGASEIRIFFQIILPLSKPVLATVALLTLLTKWNDWYTSLIYITDSNLYTLQFLLKRILQEVEFLRYMANNTPPGIDLSYLEDMPVETLKFAMCIIAAGPMLLVFPFFQKYFAKGLTVGSVKG, from the coding sequence ATGTCTGTAGTGAAAAAGAAAAGGATAACTTATAGAACTTGGATAAATCTATATTTTATAATTATGTCCATTACGTTTATTTTACCTTTCTTATTAATAGTTTCAGCATCTTTAACTAATGAAGATATATTGGCTAAAGAAGGATTTAAGATAATCCCGCCTTTTATAGATTGGACAGGATACAAATATGTATTTAGTAATGTTAGTGAAATTTTAAGAGCATATGCAGTAACAACTTTTCAAGCTTTTTTTGGAACTTTTTTATCTGTTTTAGTTATGACTCTATGTGCATACCCATTATCAAGGAAAGATTTCAAATTCCGTAAACCAATTACATTCTTTGTGTTTTTCACAATGTTGTTTAACGGTGGATTGATTCCAACGTATTTATTGAACTATAAATATTTACATCTTGGAAATACCATATGGATATACATATTACCAACACTATGTTCAGCGTTTTATATAATTATTTTTAGAACATTCTTCCAAGGATTACCTATTTCATTGGTTGAATCAGCAAAGCTTGATGGAGCTAGTGAAATAAGAATATTCTTCCAAATAATATTACCACTGTCAAAACCAGTATTGGCAACAGTAGCGTTACTAACACTTTTAACAAAATGGAATGATTGGTATACAAGTTTGATTTATATTACTGATTCAAACTTATATACGCTACAATTCTTATTGAAGAGAATACTTCAAGAAGTTGAGTTCCTAAGGTATATGGCAAATAATACGCCGCCAGGTATAGACCTGAGTTATCTCGAAGATATGCCAGTTGAAACATTGAAATTTGCAATGTGTATTATAGCGGCTGGACCAATGTTATTGGTATTCCCATTCTTCCAAAAGTATTTTGCGAAAGGGTTAACAGTAGGGTCAGTTAAAGGTTAA
- a CDS encoding glycosyl hydrolase 2 galactose-binding domain-containing protein, with amino-acid sequence MAKVDGFARIALNGIDNNKEELEEIKPAGFVKEYFKSSEDMVSPIIEKSYQEKLDDFSKGIEELKQRYLPFLEDYTPKLQMEREQFELNDFQFRYEDDEDKRDFTRVLNGEGEFQQVTIPDYKGPIGKWTGYYRKEFQCDYDTNTDERIYIRFLGVDYIANVYLNGKFIGNHEGFFAPFEFDVTDYIYTDKNNTLVVEVQNDAPTLGIDLGDGKIDGDKIYAATGYGWDDSEKGWHHCPPGAGICHKIIIEKRNKYFINDIFVRPDIDKSKAEVWVEIYNTDFANVELNLKMSIYSKNFKGYADENIEFEIEKCGPYVNYYRTIVDIKDMKIWESETPYLYKVRMDLFKDDKLVDQKARHFGMRKFHMDETEAVKGTLYLNNEKVILRGANTMGHMQQCVYNGDFDLLIKDILIAKYCNMNYYRLTQRPVQEEIYDYCDCLGMMLQTDLPFFGWIRRNKFCEAIKQSEEMERLIRSHPSNIMVTYINEPFPASWGFKGHRSLLRNEMEEFFEAASKAIRLNNPDRVIKNVEGDYDPPTRTGLSDFHCYNMWYTNHALPIGKLHKGYLPAIKKGWKTGCGEYGTEGLDPLEIMLEDYPKDWIPDNINDQWTPQDVVNSQSYTMHGDWFEEQDNIVDWIKESQKHQALATKLMNDAFRRRSDVLISTAVHLLIDAWPSGWMKTLVDYRRKPKPAYFTFKETLEPVRVNLRSDKFTVYTGEEIEIECFTLNDTPKKMDGKIIITIRTDEEEICSFEKELTIQDSTSIYCGSIKFVIPEISNEKEVVHIDSVLINNKNEVINQERLDLVAMNRDNTNAKVTTIGFDKSIEEGLNKLNLESDNVANNKFIVIDKNDFDKQYENIMNNVKNGGKALISLNDIKECNIEGQKYGIKILGEKGADSQTGKGLFFVARNENHRFTKDNKDKDYSFMYDKKTDSFDFITEDGIVGEVDEHILFTYKTPEFGINLKGPKEKVGILSEKKIGKGTLYFSTIKIDRLLGENPYLDKLIKRIMK; translated from the coding sequence ATGGCAAAAGTTGATGGATTCGCCAGGATTGCGTTAAATGGGATAGATAACAACAAAGAAGAATTAGAAGAAATAAAACCAGCAGGATTTGTAAAGGAATACTTTAAGAGTAGTGAAGATATGGTAAGTCCTATAATAGAAAAAAGTTATCAAGAAAAACTTGATGACTTCAGTAAAGGGATTGAAGAACTAAAACAAAGATATTTACCTTTCTTAGAAGACTATACGCCAAAACTTCAAATGGAAAGAGAACAATTTGAACTTAATGATTTTCAATTTCGTTATGAGGATGATGAAGATAAAAGAGATTTTACCAGAGTCCTAAATGGTGAAGGAGAATTCCAACAGGTAACTATACCTGACTACAAAGGTCCTATCGGTAAATGGACTGGATACTATAGAAAAGAATTCCAATGTGATTATGACACCAATACAGATGAAAGAATATATATTAGATTTTTAGGAGTAGATTATATTGCTAATGTATATCTCAATGGAAAATTCATTGGAAATCATGAAGGTTTCTTTGCACCTTTTGAGTTTGATGTAACAGATTATATTTACACAGATAAAAACAATACCCTAGTAGTAGAAGTTCAAAATGATGCACCAACCCTTGGTATAGACCTTGGCGATGGTAAAATAGATGGAGATAAGATCTATGCTGCAACTGGATATGGTTGGGATGATAGTGAAAAAGGATGGCATCATTGCCCACCAGGAGCTGGAATATGTCATAAGATCATTATTGAAAAAAGAAATAAGTATTTTATTAATGATATCTTTGTAAGACCAGATATTGATAAAAGTAAGGCTGAAGTATGGGTAGAAATATATAATACAGATTTTGCTAATGTAGAATTGAATCTAAAGATGTCCATTTACTCTAAGAACTTCAAAGGCTACGCAGACGAAAACATTGAATTTGAAATAGAGAAATGCGGACCTTATGTAAACTATTATAGAACAATAGTAGATATCAAGGATATGAAGATATGGGAATCTGAAACCCCTTATCTATACAAGGTAAGAATGGATTTATTTAAAGATGATAAATTGGTAGACCAAAAAGCTAGACATTTCGGTATGAGAAAATTTCATATGGATGAGACTGAAGCTGTTAAAGGAACTCTATACCTTAATAATGAAAAAGTAATCCTTAGAGGTGCCAACACAATGGGACATATGCAGCAATGTGTTTATAACGGGGATTTTGACTTATTGATCAAGGATATTTTAATAGCCAAGTATTGTAATATGAATTACTATAGATTGACTCAACGTCCTGTACAAGAAGAAATATACGATTATTGCGATTGCCTAGGAATGATGCTGCAAACAGACCTGCCATTTTTCGGATGGATAAGAAGAAATAAATTCTGTGAAGCCATCAAACAATCAGAAGAAATGGAAAGATTAATAAGAAGCCATCCTTCTAATATAATGGTTACATATATTAATGAGCCTTTCCCAGCATCATGGGGATTCAAAGGACATAGAAGCCTACTTAGAAATGAAATGGAAGAATTCTTTGAGGCGGCAAGCAAAGCTATTAGATTGAATAACCCTGATAGAGTAATAAAAAATGTAGAAGGAGACTATGACCCTCCTACAAGAACAGGATTATCAGACTTCCATTGTTATAACATGTGGTACACTAACCATGCATTACCTATAGGCAAGTTACATAAAGGATATCTACCAGCAATAAAAAAAGGTTGGAAAACAGGATGCGGTGAATACGGTACCGAAGGATTAGATCCTTTGGAGATTATGCTTGAAGACTATCCAAAAGACTGGATTCCTGATAATATTAATGACCAGTGGACTCCACAAGATGTTGTCAATTCACAATCATATACTATGCATGGAGATTGGTTTGAAGAACAAGACAATATAGTTGATTGGATAAAAGAAAGTCAGAAACACCAGGCACTTGCAACAAAACTTATGAATGATGCTTTTAGGAGAAGAAGTGATGTTCTTATATCAACAGCTGTACACTTATTAATAGATGCATGGCCATCAGGATGGATGAAAACACTTGTTGATTACAGAAGAAAGCCAAAACCAGCATATTTTACTTTCAAAGAAACTCTAGAACCTGTAAGAGTTAATCTTAGAAGTGATAAGTTCACAGTTTATACTGGAGAAGAGATAGAAATTGAATGCTTCACATTAAATGATACACCAAAGAAGATGGATGGCAAAATTATTATTACAATCAGAACAGATGAAGAAGAGATATGTTCATTTGAAAAAGAATTGACAATACAAGATTCCACTTCCATCTACTGTGGAAGCATAAAATTCGTAATACCTGAAATAAGCAATGAAAAAGAAGTTGTTCATATAGACTCTGTATTGATTAACAACAAAAATGAAGTTATAAACCAAGAAAGACTTGATCTAGTTGCAATGAACAGAGATAATACAAACGCAAAAGTCACTACCATTGGCTTTGATAAATCAATCGAGGAAGGACTTAACAAATTAAATCTTGAATCTGATAATGTTGCTAATAACAAATTTATTGTAATTGATAAAAATGATTTCGATAAGCAATATGAAAATATCATGAACAATGTAAAAAATGGTGGAAAAGCGTTGATTTCACTAAACGATATAAAAGAATGTAACATTGAAGGACAAAAATATGGTATCAAGATTCTAGGTGAAAAAGGAGCAGACTCCCAAACAGGAAAAGGACTTTTCTTTGTAGCAAGAAATGAAAATCATCGCTTTACAAAAGACAATAAAGATAAAGATTATTCATTCATGTACGATAAGAAAACCGATAGTTTCGATTTCATCACCGAAGATGGTATAGTGGGTGAAGTAGATGAACATATACTATTTACTTACAAGACGCCTGAATTCGGAATCAATCTAAAAGGACCAAAAGAAAAAGTAGGAATATTAAGCGAGAAAAAAATAGGCAAAGGAACCCTATATTTCTCAACCATAAAAATAGATAGATTACTAGGAGAGAATCCGTATCTAGATAAATTAATAAAAAGGATTATGAAGTAA
- a CDS encoding LacI family DNA-binding transcriptional regulator, whose translation MVTIKQVAEKANVSTATVSRVINGNYPVSEKVKNKVIETIKELGYRPNSIARSLKCNKTYMVGMVVPDISNNYFMDIARGVESVISPLGYSLIFCSTDENTDKELRLLNALNDKRVDYVLLASSTQEDHKLQKFINQGMNIIMIDTSLENLQTDSVVEDNYNATYKLISYVIDQGHKRIGAVNGLLSVSTAKERYNGFCKALEDHDISLEQSYIVNGAYNRKKSYEEVKLMIQRNMNKLPTVLFAANNDMAEGAMIALKEMNLKIPDDISLVSFGDINLAELIEPRLTIISQNAVLIGQKAGELMLKKVSGNSENNITKVTIPSEIIIRNSVKSI comes from the coding sequence ATGGTCACTATAAAACAAGTAGCAGAAAAAGCAAATGTATCGACAGCAACAGTATCTAGAGTCATTAATGGAAACTATCCAGTTAGTGAAAAAGTAAAAAATAAGGTTATAGAAACTATAAAAGAATTAGGATATAGACCTAATTCAATAGCAAGAAGCCTTAAATGCAATAAAACCTATATGGTAGGAATGGTTGTACCAGATATCTCTAATAATTATTTCATGGATATCGCAAGAGGTGTAGAAAGTGTTATCAGCCCTCTAGGATATAGTCTTATCTTTTGCAGCACTGATGAAAATACAGACAAAGAACTAAGACTCTTGAACGCATTAAATGATAAAAGAGTAGATTACGTCCTGTTGGCATCAAGTACACAAGAAGACCATAAATTACAAAAATTCATTAACCAAGGTATGAACATAATTATGATAGATACAAGCCTGGAGAATCTTCAGACGGATAGTGTCGTAGAAGACAATTATAATGCCACATATAAATTGATTTCATATGTTATAGACCAAGGGCATAAGAGAATAGGTGCAGTAAACGGACTGCTAAGTGTTAGTACAGCAAAAGAACGTTATAATGGCTTCTGCAAGGCATTAGAAGACCATGACATATCTTTAGAACAATCATATATAGTAAATGGTGCTTACAACAGAAAGAAATCATACGAAGAAGTAAAATTAATGATTCAAAGAAATATGAATAAGCTGCCAACTGTACTATTCGCCGCCAATAATGATATGGCAGAAGGTGCAATGATAGCTTTAAAAGAAATGAATCTAAAAATACCTGATGATATATCACTAGTTTCATTTGGAGATATCAATCTAGCAGAATTGATTGAACCTAGATTGACTATTATATCTCAGAATGCTGTATTGATCGGTCAGAAGGCTGGAGAATTAATGCTGAAAAAAGTTTCTGGTAATAGTGAAAATAATATTACCAAAGTCACAATACCATCAGAAATCATCATAAGAAATTCCGTAAAATCAATTTGA
- a CDS encoding ABC transporter substrate-binding protein: protein MKNFKKGISVLLAVVFILSITLMGCKSSDTKTDSGSKDSGTTAKKDEDVKVLKIFLGGDEKEKQEEVFAAANEMLKTKLPGVQMDIEVIPYGNWTERWKLLTAAGDQMDIAWIGWMLNFDTISREEMLTPLEDLIDKNCPEIKDVIPQFVFDKATVDGHVYAVPNYQQMVEMRRGIRLYKHLADEYVDVAALEEQFTKDLTFDQDDWDALEVYFKKAKENGTLQKGPSPSISWLCRNGYEAIANQNTPAYVKIGDESCTVVNKFKTPQYKAMIHTMADWYEKGYIREDVLAVESFDKPRADEFVKDGNISWVHETLKDQDKKDTKRAKDAGNDVEITVVPTTDFQYLAPYGTATNLAIPFTAKYPDEAIKLINLLNTDKEFYNLMVYGLEGKNYEKIDENTIKITDKDSYGLANWATGNTLLGYEIEGGVKGWSTYLDEMHREAKQSYLMGFKVDTEPYSTTLQQLDTIIKEYQNALEFGALGSNVDEKYEEFLDKLDKAGIDKVIEGFQKQIDEFLASK from the coding sequence ATGAAAAATTTTAAAAAAGGTATTAGCGTTTTACTAGCAGTTGTATTTATCCTTAGTATCACATTGATGGGTTGTAAAAGCAGTGATACAAAAACAGATAGCGGTTCAAAAGATAGTGGTACAACAGCTAAAAAAGATGAAGATGTAAAGGTATTAAAGATATTCCTAGGTGGAGACGAAAAAGAGAAACAAGAAGAAGTCTTTGCAGCAGCAAATGAAATGTTAAAAACTAAGTTACCAGGTGTTCAAATGGATATCGAAGTTATTCCTTATGGTAACTGGACTGAAAGATGGAAACTTCTAACAGCAGCAGGAGATCAAATGGATATAGCATGGATCGGCTGGATGTTAAACTTTGATACAATATCAAGAGAAGAGATGTTAACACCATTAGAAGATTTAATTGATAAGAATTGTCCTGAAATCAAAGATGTAATACCACAATTTGTTTTTGATAAAGCAACTGTTGATGGACATGTTTATGCAGTTCCAAACTACCAACAAATGGTTGAAATGAGAAGAGGTATTAGACTATATAAACATTTAGCTGATGAATATGTTGATGTAGCTGCATTAGAAGAACAATTCACAAAAGATTTAACTTTTGACCAAGATGATTGGGATGCATTAGAAGTATACTTCAAAAAAGCTAAAGAGAATGGTACTTTACAAAAAGGACCATCACCATCTATCAGCTGGTTATGTAGAAATGGATACGAAGCGATAGCTAATCAAAATACACCTGCATATGTTAAAATAGGTGATGAATCTTGTACAGTAGTAAACAAATTCAAAACTCCTCAATATAAAGCTATGATACATACTATGGCAGATTGGTATGAAAAAGGTTATATCAGAGAAGACGTACTAGCAGTAGAATCATTTGATAAACCACGTGCTGACGAATTTGTAAAAGATGGTAATATTTCATGGGTACATGAAACTCTTAAAGATCAAGACAAAAAAGATACTAAGAGAGCAAAAGATGCAGGTAATGATGTAGAAATTACTGTAGTTCCAACTACAGATTTCCAATATCTAGCTCCATATGGAACAGCTACTAACCTTGCAATACCATTTACAGCAAAATATCCAGATGAAGCAATTAAATTAATTAACTTACTTAACACTGATAAAGAATTCTATAATCTAATGGTTTACGGATTAGAAGGTAAGAACTATGAGAAGATTGATGAAAACACAATTAAAATAACTGATAAGGATTCTTATGGTTTAGCAAACTGGGCAACAGGAAATACATTACTTGGTTATGAGATTGAAGGCGGAGTTAAAGGTTGGTCAACTTATCTTGATGAAATGCATAGAGAAGCTAAACAATCATATCTAATGGGCTTCAAAGTAGATACTGAACCATACTCAACTACTTTACAACAATTAGATACAATAATCAAAGAATACCAAAATGCATTAGAGTTCGGTGCTCTAGGTTCTAATGTAGATGAGAAATACGAAGAATTCTTAGATAAATTAGATAAAGCTGGAATCGATAAAGTAATCGAAGGATTCCAAAAACAAATTGATGAATTCTTAGCATCAAAATAA
- a CDS encoding heparinase II/III family protein, producing the protein MKPVQVNIAEAIIEAFWAPELRNFQEWKIEDTKTQGLEFQETWSAEAFSWIQRPLNGPSLKISKEYSVDCTKFDKLILAINSPSKSRVKIIADTDNGIIEQLSDKFTDFSEEIQLNLGDSKKINKIIIEIYSNEDGYQAGHFKWIMLQNSDLLKEYLEQYNNYDSEWTGYLKDENYDPEFKPTYNLIVDEEELKKLRNYHMVHEKLTGKSMYADYVEELKHEIPENMIHDYVIFWTDQRFARTRDYMKRLTLKGPLLASAGLILKDKSLLRLAARYAMSLAMCTNWNDSFITEFKAGYWEHRAFVKAVICYEISMVLDLAGEMFTDLGRDLILRRLGEEAIGGINYITWKHDYIFDNNQLVWFTYGRMLAYAVLEQHFNHVKPYTDIAYKELVENIDNIIFEDGAYGEGPNYYNCIGDNANFATYIYAKLRGLEFKDIVPEKIMKTADFVECLQSTVPSQDVIPVCDGEPRFKKPTLAYMAYLLPNSHWSTILHKSLNREEKIPSDILAFKFIREFEKKDIINRSFISLPEMGSVSSLRKLDDQWLKIFVFGNKANVDHAHEDKGSFVIEFCNETFAMDPGSGSYSSEVSNLVKQAYRHNTSVPYGNLEKRPQPERPNTKDIKVIANGDERSFNGKVDLSYTWREFFNEYTREYISPTPDELIIKEKYDLKKGEGIDFGWSTQLDVKVEEKQVVISGDKGEAVITIPEDVSVEITELRLFDENSIQKRISFKKSCKKGELVIKVIFRVY; encoded by the coding sequence ATGAAACCCGTTCAAGTCAATATTGCGGAGGCAATAATTGAAGCATTCTGGGCTCCAGAACTAAGAAATTTCCAAGAATGGAAGATTGAAGATACAAAAACACAAGGTCTTGAATTTCAGGAAACATGGAGTGCAGAAGCCTTTAGTTGGATACAAAGACCATTAAACGGACCATCACTAAAAATATCAAAAGAATATAGTGTAGACTGTACTAAATTTGATAAATTGATTTTAGCAATTAATTCACCATCTAAATCAAGGGTTAAAATTATTGCTGATACAGATAATGGTATAATAGAACAATTATCAGACAAGTTCACAGATTTCTCAGAAGAAATTCAGCTTAATCTAGGTGATAGCAAGAAAATAAATAAAATAATAATTGAGATCTATTCCAACGAAGATGGTTATCAAGCAGGACATTTCAAGTGGATAATGCTCCAGAACTCAGATTTATTAAAGGAATATCTAGAGCAATACAATAATTATGATAGCGAGTGGACAGGATATCTTAAGGATGAAAACTACGATCCTGAATTTAAACCAACTTATAATCTTATTGTTGATGAAGAAGAATTGAAGAAATTAAGAAATTATCATATGGTTCATGAAAAACTTACAGGTAAATCGATGTATGCTGATTATGTGGAAGAATTGAAACATGAGATTCCAGAAAATATGATACATGATTATGTAATATTTTGGACTGACCAAAGATTCGCAAGAACAAGAGATTATATGAAGAGGTTAACACTAAAAGGACCTTTATTGGCTTCTGCCGGGTTAATACTGAAGGATAAATCATTGTTGAGATTAGCGGCTAGATATGCAATGTCATTAGCCATGTGTACTAATTGGAATGATTCTTTTATTACAGAATTCAAAGCTGGTTATTGGGAGCATAGAGCTTTCGTAAAAGCAGTAATTTGTTACGAGATAAGTATGGTTCTTGATTTAGCTGGTGAAATGTTTACTGATCTAGGGAGAGATTTGATACTTAGAAGATTAGGTGAAGAGGCTATTGGTGGTATTAACTATATAACCTGGAAACATGATTATATATTTGACAATAACCAATTAGTATGGTTTACATATGGTAGAATGTTAGCTTATGCAGTATTAGAACAGCACTTCAACCATGTCAAACCTTATACAGATATAGCATATAAAGAGCTTGTGGAAAATATAGATAATATAATTTTTGAAGACGGTGCTTATGGAGAAGGACCAAATTATTATAACTGCATAGGTGACAATGCCAACTTTGCTACATATATCTATGCTAAGCTTAGAGGATTGGAATTTAAAGATATCGTTCCAGAAAAGATCATGAAAACTGCTGATTTTGTAGAATGTCTCCAATCAACAGTTCCATCGCAGGACGTAATACCAGTTTGTGATGGAGAACCAAGATTCAAAAAACCAACACTAGCATACATGGCTTATTTACTTCCTAACAGTCATTGGTCTACTATTCTGCATAAATCTCTTAATAGAGAGGAAAAAATACCTAGTGATATACTTGCATTTAAATTCATTAGGGAATTCGAGAAGAAAGATATAATAAACAGAAGCTTTATATCTTTACCAGAAATGGGAAGCGTATCATCACTGAGGAAGCTTGATGACCAATGGTTGAAAATATTTGTGTTTGGTAATAAGGCTAATGTGGACCATGCTCATGAAGATAAAGGAAGTTTTGTAATCGAGTTTTGCAATGAGACATTTGCCATGGACCCAGGTAGTGGTAGTTATTCCAGTGAAGTATCTAATTTAGTTAAACAAGCATATAGACACAATACTTCAGTACCATATGGTAATCTAGAAAAAAGACCTCAGCCAGAAAGACCTAATACAAAAGACATTAAGGTCATAGCTAATGGTGATGAACGAAGTTTTAATGGTAAAGTTGACTTAAGTTATACATGGAGAGAATTCTTCAATGAGTATACTCGTGAATATATATCACCAACACCAGATGAATTGATAATCAAAGAAAAGTATGATTTGAAAAAAGGAGAGGGTATTGACTTTGGATGGAGTACCCAACTAGATGTAAAAGTAGAAGAAAAGCAAGTAGTAATAAGCGGGGATAAAGGTGAGGCAGTAATAACTATACCAGAGGATGTAAGTGTAGAAATTACAGAACTAAGACTTTTCGACGAAAATAGTATTCAAAAAAGAATATCATTCAAGAAATCCTGCAAAAAAGGAGAACTAGTAATTAAAGTTATATTTAGAGTATACTAA